Proteins from a single region of Campylobacter sp. RM16704:
- a CDS encoding M3 family oligoendopeptidase — translation MQNWNLDILFKDEQDLNIFLQNTQKEACEFKKQYENNLHSLNNEQFLQALKNYEKLILNLSHILTYVYLNFAQDTTKGAFYAKYENLSKKIEENLLFFELEFCELKEDISKSFIEFCKDYEFYLNNLIKYKKHNLSKKEERVILALSSTGSNAFARLFDETFSALKFNFEGQKLSEEEILSKLYDKDRNIRKKASKCFSKTLKKQNKLLVYIFNMIKSELTSICELRSYENPETPRHIRNQISKKSVDALISASENSFDIVSKFYNAKKKILGYKKLKDYDRYAPIGKEMQIDFNEAKNIVLKAFEKFSKDFYMIAKEAFENNWIDIYPKEFKQSGAFSHSSTPLSHPFILLNYTNQRRDLFTLAHELGHTIHQKLSYKVSFLNQDTPLTTAETASVFAEMLIFDYIKENLDKEELLSLYATKIEDIFATLYRQINFTTFERRFHAKKEELSSQELSEIWLEESRKMFQNSVVLTKNYALWYSYIPHFIHSPFYCYAYAYAQLLVLALYGLYKSGKCSNFTQIYIEFLSSGGSKSPKELVAMFGFDIENDEFWNIGLEQVRMLVDEFLRLSDD, via the coding sequence ATGCAAAATTGGAATTTAGATATATTATTTAAAGATGAGCAAGATCTAAATATTTTTTTACAAAATACTCAAAAAGAAGCTTGTGAATTTAAAAAACAATACGAAAACAATCTTCATAGTTTAAACAATGAGCAATTTTTACAAGCTCTAAAAAACTATGAAAAATTAATCTTAAATCTTTCTCATATACTAACCTATGTGTATTTAAATTTTGCCCAAGATACCACCAAAGGTGCTTTTTATGCAAAATATGAAAATTTGAGTAAAAAAATAGAAGAAAATCTTTTATTTTTCGAACTTGAATTTTGCGAACTCAAAGAAGATATAAGTAAAAGTTTTATAGAATTTTGCAAGGACTATGAGTTTTATTTAAATAATCTTATTAAATACAAAAAACACAATCTTTCTAAAAAAGAAGAAAGAGTTATTCTTGCTCTATCAAGCACAGGTTCAAATGCATTTGCAAGGTTGTTTGATGAAACTTTTAGTGCTTTAAAATTTAATTTTGAAGGACAAAAACTAAGTGAAGAAGAAATTTTAAGCAAACTTTATGATAAAGATAGAAATATTAGAAAAAAAGCTTCAAAATGCTTTAGTAAAACCTTAAAAAAACAAAACAAACTTTTAGTATATATTTTCAATATGATTAAAAGTGAACTTACTAGTATTTGTGAATTAAGATCTTATGAAAACCCAGAAACCCCAAGGCACATAAGAAATCAAATTTCTAAAAAAAGTGTTGATGCACTTATTAGTGCTAGCGAGAACAGCTTTGATATTGTTTCTAAATTTTATAATGCAAAGAAAAAAATCCTAGGGTATAAAAAGCTAAAAGATTATGATCGTTATGCACCTATTGGAAAAGAAATGCAAATTGATTTTAACGAAGCAAAAAATATAGTTTTAAAGGCTTTTGAAAAATTTTCTAAAGATTTTTATATGATAGCAAAAGAAGCTTTTGAAAATAATTGGATCGATATTTACCCTAAAGAATTTAAACAAAGCGGTGCTTTTTCTCACTCAAGCACACCATTAAGCCATCCTTTCATACTTTTAAACTATACCAACCAAAGACGTGATCTTTTTACTCTAGCTCATGAGTTAGGACATACTATACACCAAAAACTTTCTTATAAAGTAAGCTTTTTAAATCAAGATACGCCTCTAACCACAGCAGAAACTGCTTCAGTATTTGCAGAAATGTTGATTTTTGATTACATTAAAGAGAATTTAGACAAAGAAGAGCTTTTATCTTTATATGCTACAAAAATTGAAGATATTTTTGCAACTCTTTACAGACAGATTAATTTTACTACTTTTGAGCGTAGATTTCACGCTAAAAAAGAAGAATTAAGCTCACAAGAATTAAGTGAAATTTGGCTTGAAGAATCAAGAAAAATGTTTCAAAATAGCGTAGTTTTAACTAAAAATTATGCTCTTTGGTATTCTTATATTCCACATTTTATACATTCTCCATTTTATTGTTATGCTTATGCTTATGCACAACTTTTAGTTTTAGCTCTTTATGGTCTATATAAAAGTGGTAAATGCTCTAACTTTACTCAAATTTATATTGAATTTTTAAGTAGCGGAGGAAGTAAAAGTCCAAAAGAACTTGTAGCTATGTTTGGTTTTGATATAGAAAATGATGAATTTTGGAACATAGGCTTAGAGCAAGTTAGAATGTTAGTAGATGAATTTTTAAGGTTAAGTGATGATTGA
- a CDS encoding UvrD/REP family helicase, with amino-acid sequence MNFFEGLNDSQKEAIMYIDGAMLILAGAGSGKTKTITTRLAYLIDHIGIPAQNTLTLTFTNKAANVMKTRALALLQDQSLHNPLLCTFHKFGLLFLRLYSERISRANNFVIIDIDDKKKILKDLASENLQNSLASISAYISNFKNQSKSAQEIRKELEFLKDEKNKNYEEIIHLYEQYEHFLIQNNFMDFDDLLMLTNKILEDEDFAKEQSKKYNYITVDEYQDTNALQYQILKKLCSSHENICVVGDDDQSIYGWRGAKIENILNFKEQFNNVKLVKLEQNYRSTSAILQAANELIEHNRKRLGKTLICTKDKGEEITILQNDDEKIESFKVAREVSKLLNSGINPSEIAILYRVNALSRALEEAFSKEKIPFKLLSGIRFYERAEIKDIISYLRLLSNLNDDYSFKRIINRPKRNFGNVSLEKLENYAKENHLSLFESLCVLQGSGFFSKKTDNEIEKFILSIHKIKEKNDLLAMILALEEEFKIKEFYKDNPEAEDKLLNIDELYANLKDKISHGSYNGLDDILNEISLLNEQDGLDKESICIMSIHASKGLEFEHIFIIGLEEGFFPLTSDTSNIEEERRLAYVAITRAKKKLYLSYANSRFYKGSRTRLEKSRFFGESNVMKKELTLDCQKNSYKKGDLIKHKIFGIGRVTSVSKIGNEEKLTINFGGIERMIMSNFVEKII; translated from the coding sequence ATGAATTTCTTTGAAGGTTTAAACGATAGCCAAAAAGAAGCTATCATGTATATTGATGGAGCTATGCTTATATTAGCAGGTGCGGGTAGTGGGAAAACTAAAACTATCACTACTAGACTTGCTTATTTGATTGATCATATAGGCATTCCTGCACAAAATACACTTACATTAACTTTTACAAACAAAGCTGCCAATGTAATGAAAACAAGAGCATTAGCTCTTTTACAAGATCAAAGTTTGCATAATCCACTTTTATGTACTTTTCACAAATTTGGCCTATTGTTTTTAAGATTATATAGCGAAAGAATTTCAAGAGCAAACAATTTTGTCATTATCGATATAGATGATAAAAAGAAAATTTTAAAAGATTTAGCTAGTGAAAATTTACAAAACTCTTTAGCAAGCATAAGTGCTTATATTTCAAATTTTAAAAATCAAAGTAAAAGTGCTCAAGAAATACGCAAAGAACTAGAATTTTTAAAAGATGAAAAAAACAAAAATTATGAAGAAATCATTCATCTTTATGAACAATATGAGCATTTTTTAATACAAAATAATTTTATGGATTTTGATGATTTATTAATGCTTACTAATAAAATTTTAGAAGATGAAGATTTTGCTAAAGAACAAAGCAAAAAATACAATTACATTACAGTAGATGAGTACCAAGATACAAATGCTTTGCAGTATCAAATTCTAAAAAAACTTTGCTCATCTCATGAAAATATATGCGTTGTGGGTGATGATGATCAAAGTATTTATGGTTGGCGTGGAGCTAAAATCGAAAATATCTTAAATTTTAAAGAGCAATTTAATAATGTTAAATTAGTAAAATTAGAGCAAAACTACCGCTCAACAAGTGCTATTTTACAAGCTGCAAATGAACTTATAGAGCATAATAGAAAAAGATTAGGTAAAACACTAATTTGCACCAAAGACAAAGGTGAAGAAATAACCATTTTACAAAACGATGATGAAAAAATAGAAAGTTTTAAAGTTGCAAGAGAAGTCTCAAAGCTTTTAAATTCAGGAATAAACCCTAGCGAAATAGCCATACTTTATAGAGTAAATGCACTATCTCGTGCTCTTGAAGAAGCATTTAGCAAAGAAAAAATTCCTTTTAAGTTGCTAAGTGGAATTCGTTTTTATGAAAGAGCCGAGATTAAAGATATTATTTCATATTTAAGATTACTTTCAAATTTAAATGATGATTATTCTTTTAAACGCATTATTAATCGCCCTAAAAGAAATTTTGGCAATGTAAGTTTAGAAAAACTAGAAAATTACGCCAAGGAAAATCATCTGTCCTTATTTGAAAGCTTATGTGTTTTACAAGGAAGTGGATTTTTTAGCAAAAAAACAGATAATGAAATAGAAAAATTTATACTAAGTATACACAAAATCAAAGAAAAAAATGACCTACTTGCAATGATTTTAGCTTTAGAGGAAGAGTTTAAGATTAAAGAATTTTATAAAGATAATCCAGAAGCTGAAGATAAACTTTTAAACATAGATGAGCTTTATGCAAATTTAAAAGATAAAATTTCACACGGAAGTTATAATGGCTTAGATGATATTTTAAACGAAATTTCTTTACTTAATGAACAAGATGGGCTTGATAAAGAAAGTATTTGTATAATGAGCATTCACGCTAGTAAAGGACTTGAATTTGAACATATTTTTATTATAGGCTTAGAAGAAGGATTTTTTCCATTAACTAGTGATACAAGCAACATAGAAGAAGAACGCAGACTTGCCTATGTAGCAATCACTAGAGCAAAGAAAAAACTTTACTTAAGTTATGCAAATTCTAGATTTTACAAAGGAAGTCGCACAAGACTTGAAAAAAGTAGATTTTTTGGCGAAAGCAATGTAATGAAAAAAGAACTAACACTAGATTGCCAAAAGAATTCTTACAAAAAAGGGGATTTAATCAAACATAAAATTTTTGGCATAGGTAGAGTCACTAGTGTAAGTAAAATAGGAAATGAAGAAAAACTTACCATCAATTTTGGAGGCATAGAAAGAATGATAATGTCAAATTTTGTGGAAAAAATTATATGA
- the truB gene encoding tRNA pseudouridine(55) synthase TruB (catalyzes isomerization of specific uridines in RNA to pseudouridine; responsible for residues in T loops of many tRNAs) has translation MNRLFVAYKPSGMSSNAFLSKLKKKYKNKKAGFSGTLDPFAKGVLLIAFGQYTKLFRFLNKNPKVYKATLWFGVHSLSLDNQNIKEITHTHTFDKEKLEQIKNELLEKITYTPPAYCAKKIDGIRSYELAKKGYEVNLKPCVMEVFYTKILHYNHPFLTIEIAVSEGSYIRSYCELFARKLGINATLSSLERLSEGKFFYENEKSLNPLAFLNIKKNTIKCPQKLYNGQRIFLNDLEIQEEGSYILEEKDFFSIISIQNNQVQYYLNKVLKC, from the coding sequence ATGAATAGACTATTCGTAGCTTACAAACCAAGTGGTATGAGTTCTAACGCTTTTCTAAGCAAACTCAAAAAAAAATACAAGAATAAAAAAGCAGGTTTTTCAGGAACACTTGATCCTTTTGCAAAAGGAGTTTTGTTAATAGCATTTGGACAATATACAAAATTATTTCGTTTTCTTAATAAAAATCCAAAAGTTTACAAAGCTACATTGTGGTTTGGCGTACATTCTTTAAGCCTTGATAATCAAAATATCAAAGAAATCACCCACACACATACTTTTGATAAAGAAAAACTAGAACAAATCAAAAATGAGCTTTTAGAAAAAATCACCTATACACCACCTGCATATTGTGCAAAAAAGATAGATGGCATAAGATCTTATGAATTAGCTAAAAAAGGATATGAAGTAAATTTAAAACCATGCGTTATGGAAGTTTTTTATACCAAAATTTTACACTATAATCATCCATTTTTAACCATAGAAATTGCAGTAAGCGAAGGCTCTTATATACGCTCATATTGTGAATTATTTGCTAGAAAACTTGGTATAAATGCAACTTTAAGCTCACTAGAGCGTTTAAGCGAGGGAAAGTTTTTTTATGAAAATGAAAAAAGCTTAAATCCTTTAGCTTTTTTAAATATTAAAAAAAATACGATAAAATGTCCTCAAAAATTATACAATGGGCAAAGAATTTTTTTGAACGATTTAGAAATTCAAGAAGAAGGTAGTTATATTTTAGAAGAAAAAGATTTTTTTTCTATCATTTCTATCCAAAATAATCAAGTACAATATTATTTAAACAAGGTTTTAAAATGTTAA
- the csrA gene encoding carbon storage regulator CsrA encodes MLILSRKESESIKIGDDIEIKVVQTGKGYAKIGIEAPKSLMILRKELIEQVKSENLHAISDENIKLDDLSKKLKK; translated from the coding sequence ATGTTAATTTTATCAAGAAAAGAAAGCGAAAGTATAAAAATTGGAGATGATATAGAAATCAAAGTAGTTCAAACAGGAAAAGGCTATGCTAAAATAGGTATTGAAGCTCCAAAGTCTTTAATGATACTACGAAAAGAACTTATCGAGCAAGTAAAAAGCGAAAATTTACATGCAATTAGTGATGAGAATATAAAACTAGATGATCTAAGCAAAAAGCTTAAAAAATGA
- a CDS encoding 4-(cytidine 5'-diphospho)-2-C-methyl-D-erythritol kinase — translation MKAYAKANIFLKIIGFDSRSYHLLQSRFVLLKNIFDELEFSSEKTKNGFEIIGNFTQDTIIHKAYKELEFLGFSNELNEFFKNKSLKLIKNIPIGGGLGGSSTDAVAFILMVNETLNLKLKQKQLEQICQKLGSDLIFFLSGYDSANVCGCGEIVEYFEDDFNQLDFTFPTIECSSAKVYKAFDESPYNLKANLNLAKTLKTLKTSEILEYKNTDLNDLFAPCVKIYPKMQTFLDKAFFLSGSGSGVFKAK, via the coding sequence ATGAAAGCTTACGCAAAAGCTAATATTTTTTTAAAAATTATAGGATTTGATTCAAGATCTTATCATTTATTACAATCACGTTTTGTATTATTAAAAAATATTTTTGATGAATTAGAATTTAGTAGTGAAAAAACTAAAAATGGTTTTGAAATTATAGGAAATTTTACACAAGATACCATCATACATAAAGCTTATAAAGAGTTAGAATTTTTAGGATTTTCTAATGAATTAAATGAATTTTTTAAAAATAAAAGCTTGAAACTTATTAAAAATATCCCTATAGGTGGAGGACTTGGAGGAAGTAGCACTGATGCGGTAGCATTTATACTTATGGTTAATGAAACTTTAAATTTAAAATTAAAACAAAAACAACTTGAGCAAATTTGTCAAAAACTTGGCTCGGATTTAATCTTTTTTTTAAGCGGATATGATAGTGCAAATGTTTGTGGATGTGGTGAGATTGTAGAATATTTTGAAGATGATTTCAACCAACTTGATTTTACTTTTCCAACTATTGAATGCTCAAGTGCAAAAGTATATAAAGCATTTGATGAAAGCCCTTATAATTTAAAAGCGAATTTAAATTTAGCCAAAACACTTAAAACACTTAAAACAAGTGAAATTTTAGAGTATAAAAATACTGATTTAAACGACTTATTTGCTCCTTGTGTAAAAATTTATCCTAAAATGCAAACTTTTCTTGATAAAGCTTTTTTTTTAAGTGGAAGTGGAAGTGGAGTTTTTAAGGCTAAATGA
- the smpB gene encoding SsrA-binding protein SmpB yields the protein MKKTIVKNKKSFFDYEILEKFEAGIVLKGSEVVALRASRANLKDSFVRIIKGEIFLLNAHISYLSTTHSFYKHDEKGARKLLMHKKQIDRLFGKISIQGFTIVPLELYFNEKNKVKALIALAKGKNLHDKRESLKKKQADLEARAAVKNHF from the coding sequence ATGAAAAAAACTATAGTAAAAAACAAAAAATCTTTTTTTGATTATGAAATTTTGGAAAAATTTGAAGCAGGTATTGTTCTAAAAGGCTCTGAAGTGGTAGCATTAAGAGCTAGTAGAGCGAATTTAAAAGATTCTTTTGTGCGTATTATCAAAGGCGAAATTTTCTTACTTAATGCTCATATTTCTTATCTTAGCACTACACATTCTTTTTATAAGCATGATGAAAAAGGTGCACGAAAACTTTTAATGCATAAAAAGCAAATCGATAGGCTTTTTGGTAAAATTAGCATCCAAGGCTTTACTATAGTGCCACTAGAACTTTATTTTAATGAAAAAAATAAAGTAAAAGCCTTAATAGCCTTAGCTAAAGGAAAAAATTTACACGATAAAAGAGAAAGCTTAAAGAAAAAACAAGCAGATCTTGAAGCAAGAGCTGCTGTGAAAAATCATTTTTAA
- a CDS encoding TlpA disulfide reductase family protein — protein sequence MKKIAYLFLTFIFTFFISACSSEEKIENDFVFAEYKTGEEILLKSVNGGEKTLIRTQNGFKVKGEENKILMLDFFGTFCTPCQEEAPHLTNLWQKNKENFTIIGLSHFENVSNQAVKDFAIKYGAYYFLSNSKENDRIIAQALKDINYQNMEQLPFKVVLKDGNYQNLTDFWSSDSKNFVKYYLGKVSIQTMQEDIARIINESKK from the coding sequence ATGAAAAAAATTGCATATTTATTTTTAACTTTTATTTTTACATTTTTTATAAGTGCTTGTTCTAGTGAAGAAAAAATTGAAAATGATTTTGTCTTTGCAGAATACAAAACAGGTGAAGAAATCCTTTTAAAAAGTGTTAATGGGGGTGAAAAAACCTTAATAAGAACACAAAATGGCTTCAAAGTTAAAGGTGAAGAAAATAAAATTTTAATGCTTGATTTTTTTGGAACTTTTTGCACTCCATGCCAAGAAGAAGCACCGCATCTTACTAATTTATGGCAAAAAAATAAAGAAAATTTTACAATCATAGGGCTTAGCCATTTTGAAAATGTAAGCAATCAGGCAGTGAAAGATTTTGCTATAAAGTATGGGGCATATTATTTTTTGAGTAATTCAAAAGAAAATGATAGAATTATTGCTCAGGCTTTAAAAGATATTAACTACCAAAATATGGAACAATTACCTTTTAAAGTAGTTTTAAAAGATGGAAATTATCAAAACTTAACAGATTTTTGGAGCAGTGATTCAAAAAACTTTGTGAAATACTATCTTGGCAAAGTTTCCATTCAAACTATGCAAGAAGATATTGCTAGGATAATTAATGAATCTAAAAAATGA
- a CDS encoding ATP-dependent Clp protease adaptor ClpS has protein sequence MNLKNEILEQQKLTEPKMFKVLLLNDDITTMDFVIEVLMNIFHHDFEKASMIMLEIHHQGSGVCGVYTEEIALSKKQQVDMAAKNNNFPLQTRIEEQ, from the coding sequence ATGAATCTAAAAAATGAAATTTTAGAACAACAAAAACTAACAGAACCTAAAATGTTTAAGGTTTTGCTTTTAAATGATGATATAACCACTATGGACTTTGTAATAGAAGTTTTAATGAATATATTTCATCATGATTTTGAAAAAGCAAGTATGATAATGCTTGAAATTCACCACCAAGGCAGTGGTGTTTGTGGTGTATATACAGAAGAAATTGCACTTAGCAAAAAACAACAAGTTGATATGGCTGCAAAAAACAATAATTTTCCACTCCAAACAAGGATAGAAGAACAATGA
- a CDS encoding ATP-dependent ClpAP protease, ATP-binding subunit ClpA, with protein MKYKELIDSFIPNARHLSFINHHEFITCEHLLFALVKLSNDFKNLLEEIGDGDLQGFENDLKNYLAKNNEILKKEIEPIFSIILENILHKLNTKKQTSVVDFIIALCKEEKAYSCNILKKHLIEEEKLQELLQSAEFENLKTHTTELVELAKKGKIDPVIGRKFELERMMQILSRRKKNNPILVGEPGVGKSAVIEGLALAIAEEKVPKHLKNSKIYSLDMASLLSGTKYRGDFEKRLKDIIKELENIPNAILFIDEIHTIVGTGASNESHADMSNLLKPALSNGNVKCIGATTFIEYKNTFDKNKALSRRFAKIDIDEPSEEECFLILQGLKNKYENFHKIKLNDEILQTSIKLAKQFLHDKFLPDSAIDLIDELGASFALEDKKSKKIVKIKDLENTLARMTHSHKIYESDQSKILKNLELNLKQNIFGQDEAIKALCSTLKQSYAGLKGKNTPKGVFLFTGSSGVGKTELAKNLAQILNLNLERFDMSEYSQKHDVSKLIGTSAGFVGYEDGGLLSNSIRKNPFSVVLFDEIEKAHPDLTNTFLQIFDNASLTDNSGLKADFKNAIIIMTSNLGLKENNELGFLSNDKEKSNKAIKDFFAPEFINRLDKIIHFNDLNQEILEQIVQKELDLMAKNLNNIIIEADKKVKEFLAKKTNNKEFGVRLLKRIIAEELGEKLSDEILFGKLKNGGKLKLKLSKNEKIEFVF; from the coding sequence ATGAAATATAAAGAATTGATTGATTCGTTTATACCAAATGCAAGACATTTAAGCTTTATCAACCATCACGAATTTATCACTTGCGAACATTTACTTTTTGCATTAGTTAAACTAAGCAATGATTTTAAAAATTTACTTGAAGAAATCGGAGATGGAGATTTACAAGGCTTTGAAAACGATCTAAAAAACTATCTAGCAAAAAACAATGAGATTTTAAAAAAGGAAATAGAACCTATTTTTTCTATAATCTTAGAAAATATATTACACAAATTAAATACAAAAAAACAAACAAGTGTAGTTGATTTCATCATTGCACTTTGCAAAGAAGAAAAAGCTTATTCTTGCAATATTTTAAAAAAACATTTAATCGAAGAAGAAAAATTACAAGAATTATTACAAAGTGCAGAATTTGAAAATCTAAAAACACACACTACCGAGCTAGTTGAACTTGCAAAAAAAGGTAAAATAGATCCTGTTATAGGCAGAAAATTTGAATTAGAAAGAATGATGCAAATTTTAAGCAGACGCAAAAAAAACAATCCTATCTTAGTTGGTGAACCAGGAGTTGGAAAAAGTGCAGTTATAGAAGGATTAGCACTAGCTATAGCAGAAGAAAAAGTTCCTAAACATTTAAAAAATTCAAAAATTTATAGTCTTGATATGGCAAGTTTGCTCTCTGGTACAAAATATAGAGGAGATTTTGAAAAAAGACTAAAAGATATTATTAAAGAGTTAGAAAATATCCCTAATGCCATTTTGTTTATAGATGAAATTCATACTATAGTAGGAACTGGTGCAAGCAATGAAAGCCATGCGGATATGTCAAATTTATTAAAACCTGCACTAAGCAATGGCAATGTAAAATGCATAGGTGCAACTACTTTTATAGAATATAAAAACACTTTTGATAAAAATAAAGCCCTAAGTAGAAGATTTGCAAAAATTGACATAGATGAGCCAAGTGAGGAAGAATGTTTTTTAATCTTGCAAGGTTTAAAAAATAAATATGAAAATTTTCATAAAATCAAATTAAACGATGAGATTTTACAAACAAGTATAAAACTAGCAAAGCAATTTTTACATGATAAATTCTTGCCAGATAGTGCAATTGATTTAATTGATGAATTAGGTGCAAGTTTTGCTCTAGAAGATAAAAAAAGTAAAAAAATAGTAAAAATAAAAGATTTAGAAAACACTTTAGCTAGAATGACACATTCTCATAAAATTTACGAAAGTGATCAAAGTAAAATTTTAAAAAACCTTGAACTAAACTTAAAACAAAATATATTTGGTCAAGATGAAGCTATCAAAGCCTTGTGTTCTACTTTAAAACAAAGTTATGCAGGATTAAAAGGCAAAAATACCCCAAAAGGTGTGTTTTTATTTACAGGATCAAGTGGTGTTGGTAAAACTGAACTTGCTAAAAATTTAGCACAAATTTTAAATCTAAATCTTGAAAGATTTGACATGAGTGAATACTCACAAAAACATGATGTTAGTAAGCTTATAGGAACTTCCGCTGGTTTTGTGGGTTATGAAGATGGTGGTTTACTCAGCAATAGCATTAGAAAAAATCCTTTTAGCGTAGTTTTATTTGATGAGATAGAAAAAGCTCATCCTGATTTAACTAATACCTTTTTGCAAATTTTTGATAATGCAAGCTTAACGGATAATAGTGGATTAAAAGCCGATTTTAAAAATGCCATTATCATTATGACTTCAAATTTAGGTCTAAAAGAAAACAATGAGCTTGGTTTTTTAAGTAATGATAAAGAAAAAAGCAATAAAGCTATAAAAGATTTTTTCGCACCTGAATTTATTAATCGTCTAGATAAAATCATTCATTTTAATGACCTAAATCAAGAAATTTTAGAACAAATTGTTCAAAAAGAGCTAGATTTAATGGCAAAAAATTTAAATAACATCATCATAGAAGCTGATAAAAAAGTAAAAGAATTTCTTGCTAAAAAGACTAACAACAAAGAATTTGGAGTGAGATTATTAAAACGCATTATTGCCGAAGAATTAGGCGAGAAATTAAGTGATGAGATTTTATTTGGAAAATTAAAAAATGGTGGTAAATTAAAACTCAAACTTTCCAAAAATGAAAAAATCGAATTTGTATTCTAA
- the aat gene encoding leucyl/phenylalanyl-tRNA--protein transferase gives MKKSNLYSKLLKSPDDAPVFISEKLEVDFIPHAYSLGLFPWTSNPVTWWCPSPRMILFPKEVHIQKSIKKALKTYKIRLDFDFNSLIKLCALRKKTWISQEFIQAYTKLFEQNLAHSVEVYENDVLIGGLYGLIIGKMFFGESMVSLKKDASKVALIKLCELLKPYDFLIDCQVPNKHLKFMGAIETSKKDFLKILEKKVSLKSGFENFKNLL, from the coding sequence ATGAAAAAATCGAATTTGTATTCTAAACTTTTAAAAAGCCCTGATGATGCGCCTGTTTTTATTAGTGAAAAGCTAGAAGTAGATTTTATACCTCATGCTTACAGTTTGGGGCTTTTTCCATGGACAAGCAATCCTGTTACTTGGTGGTGCCCTTCTCCTAGAATGATTCTTTTTCCAAAAGAAGTTCATATACAAAAAAGTATAAAAAAAGCTTTGAAAACTTATAAAATAAGACTTGATTTTGATTTTAACTCTCTTATAAAACTCTGTGCTTTAAGAAAAAAAACTTGGATTAGTCAAGAATTTATCCAAGCTTATACTAAACTTTTTGAGCAAAATTTAGCTCATAGTGTTGAAGTTTATGAAAACGATGTTTTAATTGGTGGTTTATATGGGCTTATTATAGGCAAGATGTTTTTTGGTGAAAGTATGGTAAGTCTTAAAAAAGATGCTTCAAAAGTAGCTCTAATAAAACTTTGTGAACTTTTAAAACCATATGATTTTTTAATAGATTGTCAAGTACCCAATAAACATTTAAAATTTATGGGTGCCATAGAAACATCAAAAAAAGATTTTTTGAAGATACTAGAAAAAAAAGTTTCGCTTAAAAGTGGCTTTGAAAATTTTAAAAATTTACTATAA
- the flgB gene encoding flagellar basal body rod protein FlgB, with protein MISPFKSKELVVDALAGRNLRNQMINSNLANVDTPFYKSRDIEFETALVNRANEIFKKKDNKELELANTNINHQKPWKFPDPNKSTIYLRDGHLARNDANTVDLDVETTEMSKNTMMITALDGVLRRQSNIFTTIIDTSSKLG; from the coding sequence ATGATAAGCCCTTTCAAATCAAAAGAACTTGTTGTTGATGCTTTAGCAGGAAGAAATTTAAGAAATCAAATGATTAATTCTAACCTTGCAAATGTTGATACTCCTTTTTATAAATCAAGAGATATAGAATTTGAAACGGCTTTAGTTAATAGAGCAAATGAAATTTTCAAAAAGAAAGATAATAAGGAGCTTGAATTAGCAAATACCAATATAAATCATCAAAAGCCTTGGAAATTTCCAGATCCTAATAAATCAACTATTTATTTAAGAGATGGACATTTAGCAAGAAATGATGCAAATACAGTAGATCTTGATGTAGAAACTACAGAAATGAGTAAAAACACTATGATGATTACCGCCTTAGATGGCGTCTTAAGAAGACAAAGTAATATTTTTACAACCATCATAGATACAAGCTCTAAATTAGGCTAG